The following proteins are encoded in a genomic region of bacterium:
- a CDS encoding ATP-binding protein translates to MKWTIQRRIIWSFVIIILITVMIITVTMIPFLTSVIHAVPQDIADVIYRGVVSSILIAAAVAVAVSVTTSIIFARYLTKPLEELRQGAEQIAAGKLDVRLPITSSDELSQVAVAFNSMAEQLQKSYAELEQKVKERTAALEYANLRLRKADRLKSEFVANMSHELRTPLNSILGFAELLKEQAYGPLNEQQSLYINNIVTSGKHLLALINDILDLAKVDAGKIELHPEPLPLVQLLDEVQAIVRSLAKKKNIQIQREIAPEITSVTVDHSRFKQIMYNLLSNAIKFTPENGTISIFVQLASNAVQIAVQDTGIGIAKEDQERIFNEFEQVDGSRARKYEGTGLGLALTKRLVELHGGKIWVESELGKGSTFIFTIPNKN, encoded by the coding sequence ATGAAATGGACGATACAACGTCGAATAATCTGGTCGTTTGTTATCATCATTTTGATAACCGTTATGATCATTACGGTAACAATGATACCGTTTCTCACCTCAGTGATCCATGCGGTTCCTCAAGATATTGCGGATGTAATTTATCGCGGAGTAGTTAGTAGTATCTTAATTGCGGCTGCAGTAGCGGTAGCCGTTTCGGTTACAACTAGTATAATCTTCGCTCGATATCTCACCAAACCGTTAGAAGAGTTACGGCAGGGAGCAGAACAAATTGCTGCGGGGAAGCTCGATGTTCGATTACCCATAACCAGCAGCGATGAACTGAGTCAAGTTGCGGTTGCGTTCAATTCGATGGCGGAACAACTCCAGAAATCGTATGCTGAATTGGAACAGAAAGTGAAAGAACGAACCGCTGCATTGGAATATGCGAATCTCCGGTTACGGAAAGCTGACCGATTGAAATCTGAATTTGTTGCGAATATGAGTCATGAACTGCGTACCCCGTTAAATTCTATTCTTGGGTTTGCGGAACTATTAAAAGAACAAGCGTACGGTCCGCTAAATGAACAACAGTCACTATATATAAATAATATTGTAACCAGCGGAAAACATCTGTTAGCCCTGATAAATGATATACTCGATTTAGCGAAAGTTGACGCTGGTAAAATTGAATTACATCCAGAACCGTTACCTTTAGTGCAATTATTAGATGAAGTGCAAGCTATCGTTCGGTCGTTAGCGAAAAAGAAAAATATTCAGATACAGCGTGAAATTGCTCCGGAGATAACCTCGGTTACGGTTGACCACAGTCGGTTTAAACAGATTATGTATAATTTATTAAGTAACGCGATAAAATTTACGCCTGAGAATGGAACGATATCGATTTTCGTTCAGCTAGCAAGTAATGCGGTTCAGATTGCGGTGCAAGATACTGGAATCGGGATTGCTAAAGAAGACCAGGAACGGATATTCAACGAATTCGAACAAGTCGATGGTTCACGCGCACGGAAATATGAAGGTACCGGACTCGGGTTAGCGTTAACCAAACGGTTAGTTGAACTACATGGCGGGAAAATCTGGGTTGAATCCGAACTCGGTAAAGGCAGTACGTTTATTTTTACGATTCCAAATAAAAATTAA